The following proteins come from a genomic window of Gossypium raimondii isolate GPD5lz chromosome 5, ASM2569854v1, whole genome shotgun sequence:
- the LOC105769182 gene encoding LOW QUALITY PROTEIN: protein MIZU-KUSSEI 1 (The sequence of the model RefSeq protein was modified relative to this genomic sequence to represent the inferred CDS: inserted 1 base in 1 codon): MPTVHSSPYLQMDNPAIMSLLRPTPGEKHRKSSSGGLLRMFKLFPMLTSGCKMVALLGRPKKPLLKDSATTGTXFGYRKGRVCLAIQDDPHCVPMFVIELPMLTSLLQKEMASDIVRIALESETKTHKKKLLEEFVWAVYCNGRKVGYSIRRKQLSDDELHVMQLLRGVSMGAGVLPSPNDKETVTSDGELTYMRARFEKVVGSKDSEALYMINPDGAAGPELSIFFVRAR; this comes from the exons ATGCCAACGGTTCACTCTAGTCCATATTTGCAAATGGACAATCCGGCAATAATGTCTTTGCTCCGGCCTACTCCTGGAGAGAAGCACCGCAAGTCCAGTAGTGGTGGTCTCTTGCGTATGTTCAAGCTTTTCCCCATGCTAACCTCCGGCTGCAAGATGGTTGCACTATTGGGTAGGCCTAAAAAGCCTTTGCTCAAGGATAGTGCTACCACAGGTA ATTTTGGGTATCGTAAAGGCCGGGTTTGCTTAGCCATACAAGATGATCCCCATTGCGTGCCGATGTTCGTCATCGAGCTACCGATGCTCACCAGCTTGCTTCAAAAGGAAATGGCATCTGATATAGTCAGAATAGCTCTCGAAAGCGAAACCAAGACTCACAAGAAGAAACTACTGGAAGAGTTTGTGTGGGCGGTCTATTGCAATGGAAGAAAAGTGGGTTACTCTATCAGGAGGAAACAGTTGTCTGACGATGAACTCCATGTTATGCAGCTCTTGCGAGGTGTGTCAATGGGTGCGGGGGTCCTTCCAAGCCCAAACGACAAAGAAACAGTGACGTCTGATGGGGAACTGACGTACATGAGAGCAAGATTTGAGAAGGTGGTCGGATCAAAGGACTCGGAAGCATTATACATGATTAATCCAGATGGTGCAGCTGGCCCAGAACTGAGTATTTTCTTTGTAAGAGCTCGTTAg
- the LOC105769178 gene encoding uncharacterized protein LOC105769178, producing the protein MEVVIPGTQVMDFDFDSARSSPRTSAPSTPRRFGDCFFSAPTSPTRMSEFYREFDRFSMMDDRQKSKRSTCLAIPFDWEEKPGTPKSPRAARNDDDDDDDFAFDFSEALEKTSLSAEELFDGGKIKPLKPPPRLQVDEYNQKSPLLSSPRSPTSPLSQGRKFFREAFSPRKKKDRDPFATAIETSRNQTDDHRRGRERVQDHLSKNSSRRATRSLSPYRVSEYPWEEQEQEQENKQQRNGSTNDKPPSLDSKPSLSSNKGSSRKWRLRDFLLFRSASEGHATDKYSLRKYSSSFFKKPEDSKNSSLKSGDSSGSGGSRRKASAHEIHYTTNKAVSENMKKRTFLPYKQGILGRLAFNPR; encoded by the coding sequence ATGGAAGTGGTGATACCGGGTACTCAAGTGATGGATTTTGATTTCGACAGCGCTAGATCATCTCCACGTACAAGTGCTCCTTCTACGCCTAGACGATTTGGTGACTGTTTCTTCAGTGCTCCCACAAGTCCTACAAGAATGTCGGAGTTTTATCGCGAATTCGATAGGTTCTCGATGATGGATGATAGGCAGAAAAGCAAAAGAAGCACTTGTTTGGCGATTCCTTTTGATTGGGAAGAAAAGCCAGGTACACCCAAGTCACCAAGAGCCGCAAGAAatgacgatgatgatgatgatgattttgcttttgattttagTGAGGCGTTGGAGAAAACATCTCTGTCAGCTGAAGAACTCTTTGATGGAGGGAAAATCAAGCCCTTGAAGCCTCCACCTCGGTTACAGGTCGATGAGTATAACCAGAAAAGCCCGCTCTTATCGTCCCCTCGCTCGCCAACATCACCGTTATCCCAAGGCAGAAAGTTTTTCCGGGAAGCTTTTTCACCGAGGAAGAAGAAGGACAGAGACCCTTTCGCAACCGCCATTGAAACCAGTCGGAATCAAACTGATGACCACAGAAGAGGAAGAGAAAGAGTTCAAGACCACTTATCCAAGAATTCAAGCCGCAGAGCAACAAGATCGCTTTCTCCTTACAGAGTCTCCGAGTACCCATGGgaagaacaagaacaagaacAGGAAAACAAACAACAGCGAAATGGAAGCACCAATGACAAGCCACCATCATTGGATTCAAAACCTTCGCTTTCATCAAACAAGGGTTCTTCCAGAAAATGGAGATTAAGAGATTTCCTCTTGTTTAGAAGCGCATCCGAGGGACATGCGACAGATAAATACTCATTGAGGAAGTACTCGTCGAGCTTCTTCAAGAAACCTGAAGATAGCAAGAATTCAAGTTTGAAATCCGGCGACAGCTCCGGTTCAGGTGGGTCTAGAAGAAAAGCATCGGCTCACGAGATACACTACACGACGAACAAAGCAGTATCCGAGAACATGAAGAAAAGAACATTCTTGCCATATAAACAAGGTATTTTGGGAAGGCTGGCGTTCAATCCCCGTTAA
- the LOC105769174 gene encoding uncharacterized protein LOC105769174, with translation MNSRGRNSLQSKKVPGKHEKEEAEMQGIKPTIATKTMKNRRASSKERKKALQQDVDKLKKKLRQEENIHRALERAFNRPLGALPRLPPYLPPPTLELLAEVAVLEEEIVRLEEQVVHFRQDLYQEAVYTSTSKRNMESSADSSEPCLDNSPKSPQPRTSTRNTSMASHLQTLSDEGRGKENQSCTNSTKSNKGSLVDKSPTVKTPVKRPLIDSKPVEKRLDPQKLQLECRVRDLDSAKARNLSTSEERPLANDGPNKVSEELVKCLSTIFLRMSSKKRNSAADSFPSLSMLGSQESSDVTKFQDPYGICSNFGRRDIGPYKHLFPIDAGSINLNRTSNSLFLLRRLKLLLERLAASNLQNLNHQEKLAFWINIYNSCMMNAFLEHGVPESPEMVVELMRKATINVGRRLLNAITIEHFILRLPYHSKFTFSKGAKSDEMTARSMFGLELSEPLVTFALSCGSWSSPAVRVYTASHVEAELEVAKKEYLQATVGISSTKFAIPKLLDWYLLDFAKDLDSLLDWICLQLPSEVGKETIKYLERAKSESLLQFVQIIPYDFSFRYLLCT, from the exons ATGAATAGCAGAGGCAGGAATTCTCTTCAGTCTAAGAAAGTTCCAGGGAAGCATGAAAAA GAGGAGGCTGAAATGCAGGGGATCAAGCCAACAATTGCAACAAAGACAATGAAGAATCGACGAGCCTCAagcaaagagagaaaaaaggcTTTACAACAAGAT GTTGATAAACTGAAGAAGAAGCTTAGGCAGGAAGAGAACATTCACAGGGCTCTGGAGAGAGCTTTTAACCGACCTTTGGGAGCTTTACCTCGTCTTCCTCCCTATCTCCCTCCTCCT ACGTTGGAGCTTTTAGCAGAAGTGGCAGTACTGGAAGAGGAGATTGTTCGGCTGGAAGAACAGGTGGTGCACTTCAGACAGGATTTGTATCAAGAAGCTGTGTATACATCTACATCAAAAAGGAACATGGAGAGTTCAGCTGATTCGAGTGAGCCTTGCCTGGACAATAGTCCTAAAAGTCCTCAACCCAGAACTTCAACTAGAAATACATCCATGGCAAGTCATTTGCAAACTTTATCgg atgaaGGGAGGGGAAAAGAGAACCAATCTTGTACTAATTCCACAAAGAGCAATAAGGGATCCTTGGTAGATAAAAGCCCAACAGTGAAAACTCCTGTGAAGAGACCTTTGATTGATTCAAAGCCTGTAGAGAAACGTTTAGACCCTCAAAAATTGCAG TTAGAATGCAGAGTGAGAGACTTAGATAGTGCAAAAGCGCGGAATCTTAGCACTTCAGAAGAGAGACCGCTGGCAAACGATGGCCCTAATAAAGTTTCCGAGGAACTTGTCAAATGTCTGTCCACCATATTCTTAAGAATGAGCTCAAAAAAGAGAAACTCTGCTGCTGACAGTTTTCCTTCATTATCAATGTTAGGCTCCCAAGAAAGTAGTGATGTAACAAAATTTCAGGACCCGTATGGTATTTGTTCGAATTTTGGAAGGAGAGATATTGGTCCTTATAAGCATTTGTTTCCAATTGATGCTGGCTCAATCAATCTGAATCGAACTTCAAATTCTTTATTTCTGCTGCGAAGGCTCAA ACTACTCCTTGAAAGACTTGCCGCCTCCAACTTGCAGAACCTAAATCATCAGGAGAAGCTTGCCTTTTGGATAAATATCTACAATTCCTGCATGATGAAT GCATTCTTAGAACATGGAGTACCTGAGAGTCCGGAGATGGTTGTGGAATTGATGAGAAAG GCAACTATAAATGTTGGGCGACGCCTGCTAAATGCAATAACTATTGAACATTTCATTCTCAGATTGCCTTACCACTCCAAATTT ACCTTTTCAAAGGGTGCCAAGAGCGATGAAATGACTGCCAGGAGCATGTTTGGATTGGAACTATCTGAACCATTGGTGACATTTGCCCTCTCATGTGGAAGCTGGTCCTCTCCTGCT GTGCGAGTATATACTGCTTCTCACGTTGAGGCCGAACTGGAAGTTGCTAAGAAGGAGTACTTACAGGCTACAGTTGGAATTTCGTCAACAAAGTTTGCAATCCCTAAACTGTTGGACTGGTACTTGCTCGACTTTGCTAAGGACTTGGATTCATTGCTCGATTGGATTTGCCTTCAACTACCTAGTGAAGTTGGAAAAGAAACAATTAAGTATCTTGAAAGAGCTAAAAGCGAGTCTCTTCTACAGTTTGTTCAAATTATACCTTATGACTTCAGCTTTAGGTACCTTTTATGcacataa